A region of Massilia sp. KIM DNA encodes the following proteins:
- a CDS encoding SAM-dependent methyltransferase, which produces MAGTLYLIPNTLGPVDPASGALSALLPTQVQAITSRLDYFVAENAKTARAFLKLVAIDHPLARPLQEIEIAELNVNTPPQALAQLLGPLKAGRDAGLVSEAGVPAVADPGADLVRLAHQQGIAVRPLVGPSSLLLAVMASGLNGQSFAFNGYLPTDAAQRTKRIRELENRSRSERQTQLFIETPYRNGQMLEALVAACQPGTLVCVATDLTLASETVRTQAAGKWKTELAAGKAPDFHKKPTVFLLLGQ; this is translated from the coding sequence ATGGCTGGCACGCTTTACCTGATTCCCAACACCCTCGGCCCGGTCGATCCGGCCTCCGGCGCCCTGTCCGCCCTGCTCCCGACCCAGGTCCAGGCCATCACCTCCCGGCTCGACTACTTCGTGGCCGAAAATGCCAAGACCGCGCGCGCCTTCCTCAAGCTGGTCGCAATCGACCACCCGCTGGCCAGGCCGCTGCAGGAAATCGAGATCGCCGAGCTGAACGTGAACACCCCGCCCCAGGCCCTGGCCCAGTTGCTGGGCCCGCTCAAGGCCGGACGCGATGCCGGACTGGTCTCGGAAGCCGGGGTGCCTGCGGTGGCCGACCCGGGCGCCGACCTGGTGCGCCTGGCCCACCAGCAGGGCATCGCGGTGCGCCCGCTGGTCGGGCCCTCCTCGCTGCTGCTGGCCGTGATGGCGAGCGGCCTGAACGGCCAGAGCTTCGCCTTCAACGGCTACCTGCCGACCGACGCCGCCCAGCGGACCAAGCGCATCCGCGAACTGGAAAACCGTTCGCGCAGCGAACGCCAGACCCAGCTCTTCATCGAGACGCCCTACCGCAACGGCCAGATGCTGGAAGCCCTGGTGGCGGCCTGCCAGCCGGGCACCCTGGTGTGCGTGGCGACCGACCTGACCCTGGCCAGCGAAACGGTGCGCACCCAGGCGGCGGGCAAGTGGAAGACCGAGCTGGCGGCCGGCAAGGCGCCCGACTTCCACAAGAAGCCGACCGTGTTCCTGCTGCTGGGACAATAA
- the aceA gene encoding isocitrate lyase yields the protein MATREQQISQLQQDWDTNPRWKGVTRNYSAADVVRLRGSLQIEHTLAKRGAEKLWDLVNEEPYVHALGALTGNQAMQQVKAGLKAIYLSGWQVAGDANLAGEMYPDQSLYPANSVPSVVRRINNTFQRADQIQWSEGKDEIDFFAPIVADAEAGFGGVLNAFELMKSMIEAGAAGVHFEDQLASVKKCGHMGGKVLVPTREAVEKLNAARLAADVMGTPTLVIARTDAEAADLLTSDVDDNDREFCTGERTVEGFFRVRPGLEQAISRGLAYAPFADLVWCETGKPDLAYAKAFADAIHAKFPGKMLAYNCSPSFNWKKNLDDATIAKFQKELGAMGYKFQFITLAGFHALNYGMFNLAHGYARRGMSAFVELQEAEFAAAERGFTAVKHQREVGTGYFDAVTQTIQQNQSSTTALHGSTEDEQFFDEKKVA from the coding sequence ATGGCAACGCGTGAACAGCAAATCAGCCAGCTCCAACAAGACTGGGACACCAATCCGCGCTGGAAAGGCGTGACCCGCAACTACAGCGCGGCCGACGTCGTGCGCCTGCGCGGCTCGCTGCAGATCGAGCACACCCTGGCCAAGCGCGGCGCCGAAAAGCTCTGGGACCTGGTCAACGAGGAGCCCTACGTCCACGCACTGGGCGCCCTGACCGGCAACCAGGCCATGCAGCAGGTGAAGGCCGGCCTGAAGGCCATCTACCTCTCCGGCTGGCAGGTCGCGGGCGACGCCAACCTGGCCGGCGAGATGTACCCCGACCAGTCGCTGTACCCGGCCAACTCGGTGCCCAGCGTGGTCCGCCGCATCAACAACACCTTCCAGCGCGCCGACCAGATCCAATGGTCCGAGGGTAAGGACGAGATCGACTTCTTCGCCCCCATCGTGGCCGACGCCGAAGCCGGTTTCGGTGGCGTGCTCAACGCCTTCGAGCTGATGAAGTCCATGATCGAGGCGGGCGCCGCCGGCGTGCACTTCGAGGACCAGCTGGCCTCGGTCAAGAAGTGCGGCCACATGGGCGGCAAGGTGCTGGTGCCGACCCGCGAAGCGGTCGAAAAACTCAACGCGGCGCGCCTGGCGGCCGACGTCATGGGCACCCCGACCCTGGTCATCGCCCGCACCGACGCCGAGGCCGCCGACCTGCTCACCTCCGACGTGGACGACAACGACCGCGAGTTCTGCACCGGCGAGCGTACCGTCGAGGGCTTCTTCCGCGTGCGCCCCGGCCTCGAGCAGGCGATCTCGCGCGGCCTGGCCTACGCTCCTTTCGCCGACCTGGTGTGGTGCGAGACCGGCAAGCCCGACCTTGCCTACGCCAAGGCCTTCGCCGACGCCATCCACGCCAAGTTCCCGGGCAAGATGCTGGCCTATAACTGCTCGCCCTCGTTCAACTGGAAGAAGAACCTGGACGACGCGACCATCGCCAAATTCCAGAAAGAGCTCGGCGCGATGGGCTACAAGTTCCAGTTCATCACCCTGGCCGGCTTCCACGCCCTGAACTACGGCATGTTCAATCTCGCCCACGGCTACGCGCGGCGCGGCATGTCGGCCTTCGTCGAGCTGCAGGAAGCCGAATTCGCGGCGGCCGAGCGCGGCTTCACCGCGGTCAAGCACCAGCGCGAAGTCGGCACCGGCTACTTCGACGCCGTGACCCAGACCATCCAGCAGAACCAGAGCTCGACCACCGCGCTTCACGGCTCGACCGAGGACGAACAATTCTTCGACGAGAAGAAGGTCGCGTAA
- the rlmJ gene encoding 23S rRNA (adenine(2030)-N(6))-methyltransferase RlmJ, whose protein sequence is MLSYRHAFHAGNHADVLKHFVQVQLHLYMNQKDTAYTYIDTHSGAGVYALDSVQALKSAESATGIAPLWNSSDAPAPLAAYLDLVRGMNPSGKMRYYPGSPYVADQVSREQDRLRLFELHPSDHRILSENFRKLDAHKAEQGERARGRRVIIEHGDGFASLKALLPPPSRRALVLIDPPYEIKDDYKRVRDALDEALGRFPSGTYAVWYPVLQRMESRQFADRLKRLPAKEWLNVTLTIRTPTPDGTGLHSSGMFILNPPYTLEPMLREVMPYLVQVLGQDGGARFTIESGAQVTGAAAGRNVGGVPRVPVGNARRASPLSGQGSLRLPGQSMPGREEGAARPARGPKPEGRPGERAAAGRAPGDRPAGDRAPGERAPSERAPGNRAPNKRAPGERSAESRRPQGAAPRSAAPGGAGPAAGTRSRRTPPGGRK, encoded by the coding sequence ATGCTGAGCTACCGCCACGCCTTCCACGCGGGCAACCACGCCGACGTCCTCAAGCACTTCGTGCAGGTGCAGCTGCACCTCTACATGAACCAGAAGGACACCGCCTACACCTATATCGACACCCATTCGGGCGCCGGTGTGTACGCCCTCGACAGCGTCCAGGCCCTCAAGAGCGCAGAGTCCGCGACCGGCATCGCGCCGCTGTGGAACAGCAGCGATGCGCCGGCCCCGCTGGCGGCCTACCTCGACCTGGTCAGGGGCATGAACCCGAGCGGCAAGATGCGCTACTACCCCGGCTCGCCCTATGTGGCCGACCAGGTTTCGCGCGAGCAGGACCGCCTGCGCCTGTTCGAGCTGCACCCTTCCGACCACCGGATCCTGAGCGAGAACTTCCGCAAGCTCGACGCCCACAAGGCAGAGCAGGGCGAGCGCGCGCGCGGCCGCCGCGTCATCATCGAGCACGGCGACGGCTTCGCCAGCCTCAAGGCGCTGCTGCCGCCGCCCTCGCGCCGGGCCCTGGTGCTGATCGACCCGCCCTACGAGATCAAGGACGACTACAAGCGCGTGCGCGACGCCCTCGACGAGGCTTTGGGGCGTTTCCCGAGCGGGACCTACGCGGTCTGGTATCCGGTGCTGCAGCGCATGGAGTCGCGCCAGTTCGCCGACCGCCTGAAGCGGCTGCCGGCCAAGGAATGGCTCAACGTGACCCTGACCATCCGCACCCCGACCCCGGACGGCACCGGCCTGCATTCGAGCGGCATGTTCATCCTGAACCCGCCCTATACCCTGGAGCCGATGCTGCGCGAAGTCATGCCCTACCTGGTGCAGGTGCTGGGCCAGGACGGCGGCGCGCGCTTCACCATCGAGAGCGGCGCCCAGGTCACCGGCGCCGCCGCCGGGCGCAATGTCGGCGGCGTGCCGCGTGTGCCTGTCGGCAATGCGCGTCGCGCCAGCCCCCTGTCGGGCCAGGGCAGCCTGCGCCTGCCCGGCCAGAGCATGCCGGGGCGTGAGGAGGGCGCTGCCCGTCCGGCGCGCGGTCCCAAGCCGGAAGGGCGCCCGGGCGAACGCGCCGCAGCCGGGCGTGCCCCGGGCGACCGTCCCGCAGGCGACCGTGCCCCGGGTGAGCGCGCCCCGAGCGAGCGTGCCCCCGGCAACCGTGCCCCGAACAAGCGTGCCCCTGGCGAGCGCAGCGCGGAAAGCCGCCGTCCCCAGGGCGCGGCCCCGCGCAGCGCCGCGCCGGGCGGCGCCGGCCCGGCAGCCGGCACGCGCAGCCGCCGCACGCCGCCGGGAGGCCGCAAGTAA
- a CDS encoding EAL and HDOD domain-containing protein, with the protein MHADSTAAVSVPSNDFFLARQPILGRDQHLVAFELLFRAAGEDDDAKLTDGAAATAAVISHASQLGMEQVVGEQLAFVNVDEVVLMSDFVRFLPAHKVILEILETVQPSEKLLARVAELKELGFKFAVDDVIEHSGELDRLLALVDVIKVDIKGVRPEELARLADSLRGTGKKLLAEKVETLDEFRLCMELGFEYFQGYYFARPAILSGKKITPSEIAVLRLLELVNSDADAQAIEAAVKRDALISLNLLRLVNSRAAPGPQIESLSQALSQLGRRQLARWLQILLYTSAGARVDFDSPLLQLATTRGKMLELMTQRVRPRDSASADRAFTVGIMSLADALFSVPMRDILDNVEVADDVRAALLEREGDFGVMLRIAEMLEAATGGRKLAAELKKVGLTGAEIRDIELAAFDWVRELTHDVS; encoded by the coding sequence ATGCACGCCGACTCGACGGCAGCAGTATCCGTGCCGTCCAACGATTTTTTCCTCGCCCGTCAGCCTATCCTCGGTCGTGACCAGCACCTCGTCGCCTTCGAGCTGCTGTTTCGCGCCGCAGGCGAAGACGACGACGCCAAGCTGACCGACGGCGCCGCGGCGACGGCGGCCGTGATCTCGCACGCCTCCCAGCTCGGCATGGAGCAGGTGGTGGGCGAGCAGCTGGCCTTCGTCAACGTCGACGAAGTGGTCCTGATGAGCGACTTCGTACGCTTCCTGCCGGCCCACAAGGTGATCCTCGAGATCCTCGAGACCGTGCAGCCTTCCGAAAAGCTGCTGGCGCGCGTGGCCGAGCTCAAGGAGCTGGGCTTCAAGTTCGCAGTCGACGACGTGATCGAGCATTCCGGCGAGCTCGACCGGCTGCTGGCGCTGGTCGACGTGATCAAGGTCGACATCAAGGGGGTAAGGCCGGAGGAGCTGGCGCGCCTGGCCGATTCGCTCAGGGGCACCGGCAAGAAGCTGCTGGCGGAGAAGGTCGAGACCCTCGACGAATTCCGTTTGTGCATGGAACTCGGCTTCGAGTACTTCCAGGGCTATTATTTCGCGCGCCCGGCCATCCTGTCGGGCAAGAAGATCACGCCTTCCGAAATCGCGGTGCTGCGCCTGCTGGAACTGGTCAACTCGGACGCCGACGCCCAGGCCATCGAGGCCGCGGTCAAGCGCGACGCCCTGATCAGCCTGAACCTGCTGCGCCTGGTGAACAGCCGCGCGGCCCCGGGGCCGCAGATCGAATCGCTGTCCCAGGCCCTGAGCCAGCTCGGGCGGCGCCAGCTCGCGCGCTGGCTGCAGATCCTGCTTTACACCTCGGCCGGGGCCAGGGTCGATTTCGATTCGCCCCTGCTGCAACTGGCCACCACCCGCGGCAAGATGCTGGAGCTGATGACCCAGCGCGTGCGCCCGCGCGACAGCGCCAGCGCCGACCGCGCCTTCACGGTGGGCATCATGTCCCTGGCCGACGCCCTGTTCTCGGTGCCGATGCGCGACATTCTCGACAACGTCGAGGTGGCGGACGACGTGCGCGCCGCGCTGCTCGAGCGCGAGGGCGATTTCGGCGTCATGCTGCGCATCGCCGAGATGCTCGAGGCCGCCACCGGCGGCCGCAAGCTGGCGGCCGAACTCAAGAAGGTCGGCCTGACCGGGGCCGAGATCCGCGACATCGAACTGGCCGCCTTCGACTGGGTGCGCGAGCTAACCCACGACGTGTCCTGA